A region from the Metarhizium brunneum chromosome 7, complete sequence genome encodes:
- the TRK2_3 gene encoding Low-affinity potassium transport protein, whose translation MAEHPASRFLKDDSDVAIEFLGAQLENGGCVRPADILEGRVRVSSRHPLSFSRFEVHLEAEETTTVTIDEATPHTFSRALLDVACYPSVSQDPGIDNEGSEHIYSIPFFFVMPDGTEFVPFSRHALPPSFNRHNALLSSWSPTPIPDISILYFLQVVLTYKPGKAGTAGTPTTSTVTKPIKFLPYIEVPPPIDTDSFPGEFTLSIQRPIWKNVLHSRLGLAIISVREPQPLAYSSDVARGSTECQLSITIECDLLAFHRLRCVTVTALPTICAKTYFSSKKMLFTVWTVLFEVTSAYGDVGLSLGYPDVATSLRGVFGTSSKLIICVMKICGRHRGLPYTLDKAIMLLDEYGQRSGIVDLKREEWAMSSLRL comes from the exons ATGGCAGAGCACCCAGCTTCGCGATTCCTTAAGGACGACAGTGACGTGGCAATAGAGTTTCTCGGGGCACAGTTAGAGAATGGAGGATGCGTACGACCAGCTGACATCTTGGAAGGTCGAGTTCGTGTGTCATCAAGACATCCTCTATCTTTCAGCAGATTTGAGGTGCATCTTGAAG CTGAAGAAACCACAACTGTTACCATCGATGAGGCGACGCCACATACCTTTTCCAGAGCG TTATTAGATGTCGCGTGTTATCCTTCTGTTTCACAGGATCCCGGAATCGACAATGAGGGATCCGAGCACATATACAGCatccccttcttcttcgttaTGCCCGATGGTACTGAGTTCGTTCCGTTTTCACGGCATGCATTACCCCCTTCTTTCAACCGCCATAATGCTTTATTATCCTCCTGGAGCCCTACACCGATTCCAGATATTTCAATCTTGTACTTCCTTCAGGTTGTTTTGACCTACAAGCCGGGAAAGGCTGGGACTGCGGGCACGCCGACCACATCTACAGTGACCAAACCGATTAAGTTTCTTCCTTACATCGAGGTCCCCCCTCCTATAGATACTGACAGCTTCCCTGGAGAGTTTACACTTAGTATACAAAGGCCCATCTGGAAGAACGTTCTTCATAGTCGCCTGGGActtgccatcatcagcgTGAGGGAGCCACAGCCGCTGGCGTATTCATCGGATGTCGCCCGAGGTTCCACTGAATGTCAGCTAAGTATTACTATCGAGTGTGATCTTCTGGCATTCCACCGGCTGCGATGCGTAACAGTTACGGCCCTTCCCACGATCTGTGCAAAGACATACTTTTCTTCCAAAAAGATG TTGTTTACAGTTTGGACGGTCCTATTCGAAGTCACATCTGCATA TGGTGATGTTGGCCTTAGCCTGGGATACCCTGACGTCGCGACTTCCCTACGCGGCGTGTTCGGTACCTCCAGTAAGCTTATTATCTGTGTCATGAAGATCTGCGGGCGCCACCGCGGGCTACCATACACTCTTGATAAGGCCATTATGCTTTTAGACGAGTATGGCCAGCGTAGCGGGATTGTGGACTTGAAAAGAGAAGAATGGGCAATGTCGTCGCTACGACTTTGA